CCTGCCCCCGCTCCTTCTTTCCGGGCTTATTGCGTCAACGGATTTGACCCACCAAACGCATTCCTGAAAACACGTCACGGCCCCATCAACGAGATTTCCAAAAACACGTCCGATTTTGGCATGAAGGCAAAAAGCGCCTGCCCTGCCCATTTGACGCCATGTTCGCGACTCAAAAGCGGCGGACGGGAAAGGCGGAAGGCGGGAAAAGCCGCGCTTGCCCCCTTATCCACAGGGTTCAGAACGGGCGACGTGTTTTCAGATCGCATTTGACGTGTTTTTGGAATCACGCCATCGTGTTTTCAGATCCGAAGCATCGTGTTTTCAGATTCTATCCACAGGCTGCGACTCGGCGCAAATCCTTGCGCTTTTCCCTCTCCTTGATCCTTTAACCTTTTAATCTAATAGATAACTCCCTTAATACAGCGCCTTCGGCGGGAGTTTTGATCGGGGATTCAAAAGGGGAAAGTGAGATCTATGGTCAAAAACCGATCTTTGCTCTATCCTTGCCAAGCTCCGCACCAACCGAGGTTTCCATGAGCCGCCTGACCATTGCTATGACCAGCCAGCAGCACCAGAGCCTCAAGGCTCAGGCCGCTTTGCATGGCAAGACGGTCAGGCAATATGCACTGGACCGCCTTTTCCCGCAGGATGGCGATGCGGCCTGGGATGAATTGCAGGGCCTGCTGAATGAACGCATCGAACAGGGGCTGAGCGGGCAAATCTCCACCAGGACCTTTGGCGAGATTGTCGATGAGGAATTGGGGGCAGGTCCGCTTTCTTGACCGTCGCCTATGTTCTGACCAAAGCGGCAGAGCAGGATATCCGCTCGATCCTGCGCTATACGCGCCAGCAATGGGGCGAGGGGCAGGTGCGCGCCTATATGAGCGCGCTTGAACAAGGTATCGCGCAATTGGCGGCGGGGCAGGGGGCCTATCGCGATATGGGCGCCATGCGCGAGGGGCTGCGCATGGCGCGATGCAGGCATCACTATGTCTTTGCTCTGGGCCGCGAAGATGGCCCGACCCTCATTCTGGCCATCCTGCATGAAAAAATGGACCTGATCGCGCGGTTAGGCGACCGGTTGGGCTAAAGCCGCCTCATGCAGATGCGGTTTTTCCGCCGCGTCGAGATGCAGGGAAAAAACATCGGGCCGCGCATAATGGCCCGCAACATCCAGATCATAGCGGGCGCGCACCACATCCTCCCTGTCGATGGTGGCGGCCAGAACGCCTTCACGTCCGCGCAGCGGACCCGCCAATATCTCGCCCATCGGGCCAAAGATCACGCTGCCGCCCCTGATCAGTTCGGTCTGCGGGGCCATCCCGGCAAAAGCGGGATGATCATCGGGTGCATCGGCGCGGGTCATGTACTGGCAGGCGCTCAGCACGAACATTCGGCCTTCATAGGCAATGTGGCGCATTGAGGATTGCCAGATCTCGCGTTCATCCACCGTGGGGGCGCACCACAGATCAACGCCCTTCGCATACATCGTCTGGCGCAGCAGGGGCATGTAGTTCTCCCAGCAGATCGCCGAACCGATCCGTCCGATCGGCGTCGTGATCGCGGGCAGGGTGGAGCCATCACCCTGCGCCCAGACGAGGCGTTCGCTGGCCGTGGGCATCAGCTTGCGATGCTTGCCGATCAGCGCCCCGTCCGGCCCGAAAAACAACGCCGAGCAATAAAGTGTCGTACCCTCGCGCTCGATCACGCCAACCACCAGATGCGCCTTCATCTCGGCCGCAAAACCGCCCATGATCCGGCATTCCGGCCCGTCCACCTCGATGGCTGCCCGCCAGTAACGCAGATAGTCCTCGCGCCCCTCGGGCGTGCGCGTGCCGATCCTCGCGCCGAAATCCAGCCCTTTGGGATAGCCGCCGATATAGGCCTCGGGAAAGACCGCCAGTTCCGCACCCTCCTGCCTCACCGCCTCGCAATGGGCGGCCATGCGTTCGAGGGTGAGGGGGGTGTTGAACAATTGGCTGCCGGCCTGGACGACGGCGACGCGATGCTGGGGCATAAAAAATCCTTTGCAGATGACCGGCGCCATTTGACGCAAAGCACCATCATCGGGCAAACCGCATTTCATGAACAAGATTATCGGTCTGAACGATATTGCCCGTCTCGATCTCAACCTCGCCACCAGCTTTCTGGCGATATGGGAAGAGCGCAGCGTGTCGCGGGCGGCCCTCCGCCTGAACCTGAGCCAGTCGGCGCTGAGCGGCTCTCTGGCGCGGTTGCGCTCGATCACCGGGGACCCGCTCTTTGTGCGCAGCCGGATGGGCATGGAGCCCACCCCGCGCGCCATCGCCATGGCCCCGGCGCTGAGCGCCGCGCTGGACCGGATGAGCGAGGCGCTGGCCCCGTTGCCGCCCTTTGCGCCGGGCGGGATCGCGCGGGCGCTGGTGGTGGGCATGTCGGATGATTTCATGCTGGCCTGCGGGCCCGCGCTGGTCCGCCGCCTGCTGGCCGAGGCGCCGCAAGCCTCGGTGATCTTTCGCCAATGCAACAGCCAGACCGCCGCCGCGATGCTGGAATCGCGCGAGATCGACATGGCGATGATTGCGGGCGGCAAGAGGAGGGGGCAAACCATCCGCCATCAGGCGATTGGTCGTTCCTCCTACCTGTGCCTTGGCGATGGCGATGCGCTGGCGCCCCAACTGCCGCTGACGCTCGAGGGCTACACCGCGCTGCCGCATGTGCTGGTGTCCTATTCCGGGCGCAGCGGCATCATTGATGAGGCGTTGCAGAATCTGGGCCGCAAGCGGCGGATCATCACCGCGCTGACGCAATTTGCTGCCCTGCCGCCCTTTTTGCAGGGATCGGGCTGGATTTCGACCTTGCCCAGCCATGCGGCATGGGCGCTGGCGCGTTCAACGGGACTGTCGATCTTCGCGCCGCCGCTGGCGCTCGACACCTATGAGGTGAGGCTGTGCTGGCGGCGCGATGGTGATGCCGACCCGATCTCGCAATGGCTGCGCGGCCTGCTGGCGGATGTATGGCAGGGCCTTAGCCCGCCAGAATAGACCCAAGCGCTCGCAACAGCGTGGACACCTGATCGGCATCGCCCACGGTGATGCGCAGGAAATCCTCGATCCGCGGCGCGTTGAAATGGCGCACCAGAATCTTTTGTTCCCGCAGCGCCTGCGCCAGTTCGGCCCCTTTGCGCGAGGGATGGCGGGCAAAGACGAAATTGGCCTGCGAGGGCAGGACGGCAAAGCCCAACCCCTCCAGCCCCGCCACCAGCCGCGCGCGATTTGCAATGATCGCTGCCCGCCCCTGCTGAAACCAGGCCTCATCGCCCAGCGAGGCCAGCGCCCCGGCCTGTGCCAGACGGTCGAGCGGATAGGAGTTGAAACTGTCCTTCACCCGCACCAGCGCCTCGATCAGATGGGCCTGGCCCAGCGCATAGCCCACGCGCAGCCCTGCCAGCCCGCGCGATTTCGACATGGTGCGCACGATCAGCAAATTGGGATGGCGCGCGATCAGGGGCAGGGCGCTTTGCGCGCCGAAATCGACATAGGCCTCATCGATCACCACCGGCGCATCGGGATGCATGGCCAGCAGTCGCTCGATCGCCTCCAGCCCAAGACCGACCCCGGTGGGCGCATTGGGATTGGGCAGGATCACCGCTCCGGCCCCGCGCCGATAGTCCTCGACATGCACCCGCATCGCGCCATCGAGCGGCACGGTTTCATAGGCAATGTCGAACAGGCGGCAATAGGTGGGATAGAAACTGTAGGTGATGTCGGGAAACAGCAGCGGGCCGTCATGCTTGAGCAAACCGGCAAAGGCATGGGCCAGCACCTCGTCCGAACCATTGCCCACGAACACATGATCGCGCGGCACGCCATGATATTGCGCCAAAGCCTGACAAAGCGCGCCCGATTGCGGATCGGGGTAGAGCTGCAACCCCTCGCGCGCCGCCGCCTCTATCGCCGGGGCCACGGCGGGCGAGGGGCCAAAGGGCAATTCATTGGTGTTCAGCTTGATAAGGCCCTCAACCCGCGGCTGTTCGCCCGGAACATAGGGTGAGAGGCGGTGGACCAGCGGGCTCCAGAATCGGCTCATGGGATTTCAGCACTCCTCACCGACAAGGCGGCGACCCTTGTATTTTGTGGGCGGGGTGGGGGCAACATACAGGATCTTGTGCATGGCCAGCGCGATCTGCACCTCGCGCGTGTCGTCGGACTGGCCCGCCTCGACATAGGCGGCATCCGCGCCATAGCCCTGCGCGCGCAGATATTGGGCGGCGGCGGCGCGGGCGGCGATCAGGCTTTTGTCTTCGGTCATGGTGCGGTGTCCTATACGATCAGATTGGCCAGGGTGGGCGACTGACAGGCCAGATCGGCAATCTCGCGCAGGCCGGTTTCCAGCGCGGCGCGTTCGAGCGGGGCGGCAAGGCCGATGCGCAGCGCTTCTGGCGCGGGGCCGATGACAAAGGCGTCGCTGGTCACAACGCCGATCCCGGCATGGCGCAGGCGCGAGGCGAAATCGCCCCGGCTCCAGCCATGGTCGAGCGGCAGCCATGCATGATAGGCGCGCGGATCGCCGCGCAGGCCATCCTGACCCAGCAGGCGATGGGCGAGGGCGTGACGGGCCTCCGTCTCGGCGCGAATGGCGTTCAGCGTCTGCTGGGCCAAGCCCGTCTCGATCCAGCGCGTGGCTATGGCCGCGCCCAGCGGCGAGGCCATAGATGTCGTTGCCCGCAGCGCGCCCGTCAGCCGCGACGCGCCGCGCGCGTCCGGGCAGGCGACATAAGCGATGCGCAGCGCCGGGGCCAAAGCCTTGGAAAGGCTGGCGATATGATAGGTCCGTTCGGGCGCCAGCGCGGCCAGCGGGGGCAAGCCATTGCCCGCCAGCCTGCCATAGGCGTCGTCCTCAAGGATCGTCAGGTCATACTCGCGCGCGATTGCGGCAATGGCCTCGCGCCGGTCCAGCGGGATCGTGGCGGTGGTCGGATTGTGCAGATTGGGCGTGCAGCAAAGCAGGGCAGGGCGGTGGCGGGCGCATTGCGCGGCCAGATCATCCGGGATCAGCCCATCCCCGTCCATCGCCACCGGCACCAGCGCCGCGCCCAAATGGCCCGCCAGCGAGCGGAAGCCGGGATAGCACAGCGCCTCGACCGCCACGGGCCGGTCGGGATGTTTGAGCAGGGTGAGCAGCGCGAGCAGCGCCCCTTGCGCGCCGGGGGTGATGACAAGCCGGTCGAAAGCAAGATCGGGCAGACTGTCGATCAGCCAGGCCACGCCCGCCTCGCGGTCGGCGCGGGTGCCGCCGACCTCCTGATAGCGCAGCAGAAGGTCCATGCCGCCGGTGGTTTCCAGCCCGGCCACCTCGGCCCAGAGGCGCGAGGTCAGGGCCGTATCGGCCATACGGGGGGGGAAGTTCATCGTCAGATCGACGATGCCCGACGCCGGGGCGGATTTGGTGCCGGATGCCTGGACAAAGGTGCCCATGCCCACGCGCCCTTCGACCAGAGCGCGCCGCCGCGCCTCGGCATAGGCGCGGCTGACGGTGGTGAAATCGATCCCCAGCCGGTCGGCCAGCGCGCGTTGCGGGGGCAGGCGGTCGCCATGGCGCAGGGCGCCGGCGCGGATATCGGCCTCGATGGCGTCGGCAATGGCCAGATAGAGCGGGGCGGCCCCTTTTGCCATCCGGGGCAACCATTCACTATCTCTGCCTGTTTCGTTCTCTGTCATGCCTGCATACATATATATGTAGATTGTATGCCGCAAGTGTTCGATGAAGGCCCTATGTCGGCAAAATCGACCAGATTGTAGGGTGCTGTCGCAACTTCATATGGCCCGTCGCATTGTTCCCAAAGGCGTTCGGGCACACCGGGGCAGGGGACCAGCTTGCGGTATTCCGGCGGCGCGGCATGGCCACACAGGGAACCGGCTGTCGCCTGTCCCTTGCACCGTTCATCATACGGGCGCCGAAGGCAGGATCAGGAACTTGCTGCCCGTTGCGCGTCGGGTGTAATCGGCCACCGCTTCGCGTGAGAGCGCATCGGCCATCGACAATTCACCCTTGTAATGGCAGGCAAAGGTAGTCGTCAGTTCCGCTGCGGCGCGGGCATGCATC
The genomic region above belongs to Novosphingobium humi and contains:
- a CDS encoding type II toxin-antitoxin system RelE/ParE family toxin, whose protein sequence is MTVAYVLTKAAEQDIRSILRYTRQQWGEGQVRAYMSALEQGIAQLAAGQGAYRDMGAMREGLRMARCRHHYVFALGREDGPTLILAILHEKMDLIARLGDRLG
- a CDS encoding antitoxin — its product is MSRLTIAMTSQQHQSLKAQAALHGKTVRQYALDRLFPQDGDAAWDELQGLLNERIEQGLSGQISTRTFGEIVDEELGAGPLS
- the hisC gene encoding histidinol-phosphate transaminase; translated protein: MSRFWSPLVHRLSPYVPGEQPRVEGLIKLNTNELPFGPSPAVAPAIEAAAREGLQLYPDPQSGALCQALAQYHGVPRDHVFVGNGSDEVLAHAFAGLLKHDGPLLFPDITYSFYPTYCRLFDIAYETVPLDGAMRVHVEDYRRGAGAVILPNPNAPTGVGLGLEAIERLLAMHPDAPVVIDEAYVDFGAQSALPLIARHPNLLIVRTMSKSRGLAGLRVGYALGQAHLIEALVRVKDSFNSYPLDRLAQAGALASLGDEAWFQQGRAAIIANRARLVAGLEGLGFAVLPSQANFVFARHPSRKGAELAQALREQKILVRHFNAPRIEDFLRITVGDADQVSTLLRALGSILAG
- a CDS encoding PLP-dependent aminotransferase family protein — encoded protein: MAKGAAPLYLAIADAIEADIRAGALRHGDRLPPQRALADRLGIDFTTVSRAYAEARRRALVEGRVGMGTFVQASGTKSAPASGIVDLTMNFPPRMADTALTSRLWAEVAGLETTGGMDLLLRYQEVGGTRADREAGVAWLIDSLPDLAFDRLVITPGAQGALLALLTLLKHPDRPVAVEALCYPGFRSLAGHLGAALVPVAMDGDGLIPDDLAAQCARHRPALLCCTPNLHNPTTATIPLDRREAIAAIAREYDLTILEDDAYGRLAGNGLPPLAALAPERTYHIASLSKALAPALRIAYVACPDARGASRLTGALRATTSMASPLGAAIATRWIETGLAQQTLNAIRAETEARHALAHRLLGQDGLRGDPRAYHAWLPLDHGWSRGDFASRLRHAGIGVVTSDAFVIGPAPEALRIGLAAPLERAALETGLREIADLACQSPTLANLIV
- a CDS encoding carbon-nitrogen hydrolase family protein, with protein sequence MPQHRVAVVQAGSQLFNTPLTLERMAAHCEAVRQEGAELAVFPEAYIGGYPKGLDFGARIGTRTPEGREDYLRYWRAAIEVDGPECRIMGGFAAEMKAHLVVGVIEREGTTLYCSALFFGPDGALIGKHRKLMPTASERLVWAQGDGSTLPAITTPIGRIGSAICWENYMPLLRQTMYAKGVDLWCAPTVDEREIWQSSMRHIAYEGRMFVLSACQYMTRADAPDDHPAFAGMAPQTELIRGGSVIFGPMGEILAGPLRGREGVLAATIDREDVVRARYDLDVAGHYARPDVFSLHLDAAEKPHLHEAALAQPVA
- a CDS encoding LysR family transcriptional regulator yields the protein MNKIIGLNDIARLDLNLATSFLAIWEERSVSRAALRLNLSQSALSGSLARLRSITGDPLFVRSRMGMEPTPRAIAMAPALSAALDRMSEALAPLPPFAPGGIARALVVGMSDDFMLACGPALVRRLLAEAPQASVIFRQCNSQTAAAMLESREIDMAMIAGGKRRGQTIRHQAIGRSSYLCLGDGDALAPQLPLTLEGYTALPHVLVSYSGRSGIIDEALQNLGRKRRIITALTQFAALPPFLQGSGWISTLPSHAAWALARSTGLSIFAPPLALDTYEVRLCWRRDGDADPISQWLRGLLADVWQGLSPPE